The following proteins come from a genomic window of Candidatus Saccharibacteria bacterium oral taxon 488:
- the mltG gene encoding endolytic transglycosylase MltG encodes MKKLKIKKRRLWLIIVSAVVAVAGVVLLGSVIWYKQMLRPVNAGARQKISVEIASGDTAQLIAKKLEDKKIIRSAFAMTIYLKLNNVTGTFNKGVYSFTQDQDVASVLKHLLGGKPDRRSVLFYPGATLRDKTSTPAAQKTDVASALKRAGYSDEQITAAFAATYTGTVLKSKPATADLEGYIYGDTYFLPSDATAQQALQRAISELDRVVTENNLEKKFAARGLSLYQGLTLASIVQRESIGCPGKATCEDMRRIASVFYNRLKKDMPLGSDVTYHYAADKAGVARSHTLNSPYNTRIHKGLPPGPIASPGLAALNAVADPAQEDYLYFLSGDDNVTYFAKTEAEHKANITAHCAKKCQLP; translated from the coding sequence ATGAAGAAGTTGAAGATTAAAAAACGGCGGTTGTGGCTCATTATCGTATCGGCAGTTGTCGCAGTGGCGGGTGTGGTGCTGCTTGGCAGCGTCATTTGGTACAAGCAAATGCTTCGTCCGGTCAACGCCGGGGCGCGGCAAAAAATCAGTGTCGAGATCGCTAGTGGCGACACAGCGCAGCTCATTGCCAAAAAACTTGAAGATAAAAAAATTATTCGTAGCGCCTTTGCCATGACAATTTACCTCAAGTTAAATAACGTTACCGGCACCTTCAATAAGGGCGTGTACAGCTTTACACAAGATCAAGATGTGGCGTCGGTGCTTAAGCATTTACTCGGTGGCAAACCGGATCGGCGTTCGGTACTATTTTATCCAGGGGCAACACTGCGCGATAAGACCTCGACGCCTGCCGCTCAAAAGACCGATGTTGCCAGCGCCCTCAAGCGGGCTGGCTACAGCGATGAGCAGATCACGGCCGCTTTTGCTGCTACTTATACCGGTACGGTACTAAAAAGTAAGCCAGCGACCGCCGATCTCGAGGGGTATATCTATGGTGATACATATTTTTTGCCGTCAGACGCCACCGCCCAGCAAGCCTTGCAGCGGGCCATCAGTGAGCTAGACCGGGTGGTAACTGAGAATAATCTCGAAAAGAAATTTGCAGCTCGAGGGCTGTCGCTGTATCAGGGGCTAACACTGGCTTCGATTGTTCAGCGCGAGTCAATTGGCTGCCCGGGTAAAGCGACCTGCGAGGACATGCGGCGGATCGCCAGTGTGTTTTATAACCGTCTCAAAAAGGATATGCCGCTCGGGTCAGACGTGACGTATCATTATGCCGCCGACAAGGCTGGCGTCGCTCGCTCGCACACGCTTAATTCACCGTACAATACGCGTATTCACAAGGGGCTGCCGCCTGGGCCAATTGCTTCGCCTGGTCTCGCGGCACTGAATGCTGTGGCCGATCCAGCCCAGGAGGATTACCTTTATTTCTTGAGCGGCGACGACAACGTAACTTATTTTGCTAAGACCGAGGCTGAGCACAAGGCGAACATTACCGCCCACTGCGCCAAAAAGTGCCAATTGCCATAG
- a CDS encoding DNA recombination protein RmuC, whose product MEAIIIILLVIIVMGLGAMLFVLQSKLSELKNQSSVELIKTDVVELGRTIAKLNESVSDKLECSNAQVQTSVQKQLSESAKLVADVTQRLAKLDETNKRVVDVATDLKTLQNVLQNPKQRGVFGEFYLESVLDNVLPAKQFQMQYRFKDGEIVDAVIFLDKGQILPVDSKFSLENYNRMINAETKAERELWLNKVKADLKGRIDETSKYIRPREHTMDFAFMFIPSESLYYDLLINNVGAGGSSRDLIEYAFRDKRVIIVSPTSFLAYLQTVLQGLRSLQIEEQAKDIQVRVGQLGVHIKKFDELMTKMGKSLSTTVGHYNNSYKELGKIDKDVVRIAGGDHQTQPELIDRPAQEE is encoded by the coding sequence ATGGAAGCCATTATTATTATTCTCTTAGTTATTATCGTTATGGGCTTGGGTGCGATGCTGTTTGTGCTGCAGTCGAAGTTAAGCGAGCTGAAAAATCAATCATCAGTTGAACTCATTAAAACTGACGTGGTGGAGCTGGGGCGAACTATCGCCAAGCTGAATGAATCGGTCAGCGATAAACTTGAGTGCAGCAATGCCCAGGTGCAAACTTCGGTGCAAAAGCAGTTGTCAGAAAGTGCCAAGCTGGTGGCGGACGTGACACAGCGGCTGGCAAAGCTGGATGAGACAAATAAGCGGGTGGTCGACGTGGCGACTGACCTGAAAACCCTGCAGAACGTGTTGCAAAACCCGAAGCAGCGCGGTGTGTTCGGCGAGTTTTACCTGGAGAGCGTGCTGGATAATGTGCTGCCAGCCAAGCAGTTTCAGATGCAGTACCGGTTCAAGGATGGCGAGATTGTTGATGCGGTTATCTTCCTGGACAAGGGGCAGATTTTGCCGGTGGACAGTAAATTTAGCCTGGAAAATTATAACCGGATGATCAACGCTGAAACCAAAGCTGAGCGCGAGCTGTGGCTGAACAAGGTAAAAGCTGACCTGAAGGGGCGCATTGACGAAACCAGCAAATACATTCGCCCGCGTGAGCATACCATGGATTTCGCCTTTATGTTCATCCCCAGTGAGTCGCTATATTATGACCTGCTGATCAACAATGTTGGTGCGGGCGGTTCGAGCCGCGATTTGATCGAATATGCCTTTCGTGACAAGCGGGTGATCATCGTCAGTCCGACTAGCTTTTTGGCGTATTTACAGACGGTGCTGCAGGGGCTGCGGAGCCTACAAATTGAAGAGCAGGCCAAAGATATCCAGGTGCGTGTCGGCCAGCTGGGTGTGCATATTAAGAAGTTTGATGAGCTGATGACCAAGATGGGCAAGAGTCTCAGTACTACAGTTGGGCACTATAATAATTCGTACAAAGAGCTGGGTAAGATTGATAAAGACGTGGTGCGAATCGCTGGTGGTGATCATCAAACGCAGCCAGAGCTGATTGATCGGCCGGCGCAGGAAGAATAA
- a CDS encoding phosphatase PAP2 family protein, whose translation MDDKAAQVGRPSSGFDADAQQGIMELMDISWIVKIIADGLVIPVVLIGIYTLIRHVPRDRRHQVYTRVLMAGLTAFVAAKIIGLLYQPSGLRPFELAGVSAGASFLDNPGFPSDHALFTMAITLAVWFGTKCRGWAVACLVMTLLVGIGRVVALVHTPLDVAGGSSSPGRVYSGTCHCDGCHALQNRVAVLSNYCYSCIYCEVV comes from the coding sequence ATGGATGATAAAGCGGCGCAAGTCGGCAGGCCGAGCTCGGGGTTTGACGCCGACGCCCAGCAGGGTATAATGGAGCTTATGGATATTTCATGGATCGTGAAAATTATTGCCGACGGGCTGGTGATCCCAGTGGTGCTGATCGGGATATATACGCTCATCCGACACGTACCGCGAGATCGGCGCCATCAAGTGTATACACGAGTGTTAATGGCGGGGCTGACGGCGTTCGTCGCAGCAAAAATTATCGGGTTGCTATATCAGCCATCAGGTCTCCGTCCGTTTGAGCTAGCGGGTGTGAGCGCCGGCGCCTCGTTTTTGGATAATCCGGGTTTCCCGTCCGATCACGCCCTGTTCACTATGGCTATCACGTTGGCGGTGTGGTTCGGCACGAAGTGTCGAGGGTGGGCCGTGGCCTGTTTAGTGATGACGCTACTGGTTGGTATAGGGCGAGTGGTGGCGCTGGTGCATACGCCGCTTGATGTGGCTGGGGGCTCATCATCGCCTGGGCGGGTATATTCTGGTACATGCCATTGCGACGGGTGTCACGCACTGCAAAATAGGGTTGCGGTTTTATCAAATTACTGCTATAGTTGTATCTATTGTGAAGTGGTTTGA
- a CDS encoding KH domain-containing protein yields MSTIDQQFVEYVVKALVGHPEDVVVERLIDEKGVLLTLTVNPEDLGRVIGKRGGTAQSLRTLLRALGTKNDARYNLKIVNNDGFTSAKQTTAAASDDDSVDNSTDETVENSSSYAENARKELAELDDLDI; encoded by the coding sequence ATGTCAACGATAGATCAGCAATTTGTAGAATACGTAGTAAAGGCGCTGGTTGGACATCCAGAAGATGTCGTCGTCGAGCGTTTGATTGACGAAAAGGGAGTGTTGCTTACACTGACGGTCAACCCAGAGGATCTCGGTCGGGTTATCGGTAAGCGTGGCGGTACAGCCCAAAGTCTGCGGACGCTACTCAGGGCGTTAGGGACGAAAAATGATGCGCGCTACAACCTGAAAATTGTCAACAACGACGGCTTTACGAGTGCTAAACAAACTACGGCTGCCGCTTCAGATGATGATTCTGTGGACAACTCAACAGATGAAACTGTGGAAAATAGCTCTTCTTATGCAGAAAATGCTCGAAAAGAGCTTGCAGAACTGGATGATCTTGATATATAA
- the pheT gene encoding phenylalanine--tRNA ligase subunit beta codes for MKVSLNIIKQLINFELPPVNELVARVNQQLGGVEEVIDLNAKYGGAQIVRVVECAKHPNADRLSVTKIDDGRAVADVPRDENGLVQVVCGAPNVHADMWAIWLPPKSTVPASFDDDEPFVLDARPLRGVLSQGMLAAADELAIGTDHEGIVEIHERDVPAGVELTAGAGFAETFGLNDFVLDIENKMFTHRPDCFGQLGVAREIAGIFHQQFTSPEWYNVIQNFAGGDGLELEIFNEATEVVPVFSAVAIKNIEVQSSPLWLQCQLVAMGGKPINNIVDATNYIMLMTAQPTHAYDYDKLRGSTLGARMACDGEKVSLLNGKEYELTTDDIVIADGEGVIGLAGIMGGADTEVSDGTKNIVLECANFDMYALRRTAMRHGIFTDALTRFNKGQSPAQTDPVLKRLMGMVGGEQASPVLFKNHQSLRSVLAGGTHWCGGLLVPSGFVEERLGVNFADGEMNTLLGNVEFFVDEGREYGEDGMMVYSPFWRTDIELPEDIVEEVGRLYGFDKLPRQLPMRSIKSAPKNLHRELKNAVRQSLSRAGANEVLTYSFVHERILKNAEQDVTQAYKLSNALSPDLQYYRLTVLPSLLDKVHANIKAGHDEFALFEMGKGHSKMHGLGEDNLPEASQFTDIVYAAKKSGAGAPFYTIRRLVEQLAHDLGTELVFKPIEEELNFPVTAPFDQSRSALVETTDGTFIGIVGELKQSVIKNFKLPAYVAAASLDTAGLETVYAKRASHYQPLSRYPSTTRDISLKVPSAVKYQQLLQTVDEVVQDVDMAVRLEPLTIYQSEDDAAQKTITWRLTFTSHERTLADKDITPVMQRIEQAAKDRWGAEIV; via the coding sequence ATGAAAGTCAGCCTAAACATTATCAAACAATTGATTAATTTTGAATTACCGCCGGTGAATGAGTTGGTGGCGCGGGTCAATCAGCAACTTGGCGGTGTCGAGGAAGTGATTGATCTTAATGCTAAGTATGGCGGTGCGCAAATCGTCCGGGTGGTCGAATGCGCTAAGCACCCTAATGCTGATCGGCTGAGCGTGACCAAGATTGATGATGGCCGCGCAGTGGCGGACGTACCGCGTGATGAGAACGGGCTAGTGCAGGTGGTCTGCGGTGCGCCGAATGTTCACGCTGATATGTGGGCGATTTGGCTGCCGCCAAAAAGCACGGTGCCAGCGAGTTTTGATGACGACGAGCCGTTTGTACTGGACGCGCGACCGCTGCGTGGCGTGCTGAGTCAAGGCATGTTGGCGGCGGCGGACGAGTTGGCGATTGGTACAGATCACGAGGGAATTGTTGAGATTCATGAACGCGACGTGCCGGCGGGCGTTGAGCTAACAGCGGGTGCGGGTTTTGCGGAAACGTTTGGTTTGAACGACTTTGTGCTAGATATTGAAAACAAGATGTTTACCCACCGGCCAGATTGTTTTGGTCAACTCGGTGTGGCGCGCGAGATTGCTGGGATTTTTCATCAGCAGTTTACGAGCCCTGAGTGGTACAATGTGATTCAGAATTTTGCTGGCGGCGACGGTCTTGAGCTCGAAATATTCAATGAGGCGACTGAAGTAGTGCCGGTGTTTTCAGCGGTAGCCATCAAAAATATTGAGGTGCAGTCAAGTCCGCTGTGGCTGCAATGCCAGTTGGTGGCGATGGGCGGCAAGCCGATTAATAACATTGTCGATGCCACGAATTACATAATGCTCATGACGGCGCAGCCAACGCACGCCTATGATTATGACAAATTGCGCGGGTCTACACTCGGGGCGCGGATGGCTTGTGACGGCGAGAAAGTCAGTCTGCTCAATGGCAAGGAGTACGAGCTGACGACGGACGACATCGTCATTGCTGATGGCGAGGGCGTGATTGGTTTGGCGGGAATTATGGGCGGTGCTGACACTGAGGTTTCGGATGGCACGAAAAATATCGTTTTGGAATGTGCTAATTTTGACATGTATGCACTACGCCGCACCGCCATGCGTCACGGTATTTTTACTGACGCGCTGACGCGGTTTAATAAGGGCCAGTCGCCAGCACAAACAGATCCAGTACTCAAGCGACTCATGGGTATGGTTGGCGGTGAACAAGCCAGCCCCGTGCTGTTTAAGAATCATCAGTCTCTGCGCTCCGTATTGGCTGGCGGTACGCACTGGTGCGGCGGGTTGTTGGTGCCAAGTGGATTTGTTGAAGAGCGGCTCGGCGTAAATTTTGCTGATGGTGAAATGAATACGCTACTAGGAAACGTTGAGTTTTTCGTTGATGAAGGGCGCGAGTATGGCGAGGACGGCATGATGGTCTACAGCCCGTTTTGGCGCACTGATATTGAGCTGCCTGAGGATATCGTTGAGGAGGTTGGGCGGCTGTATGGCTTTGATAAGTTACCGCGCCAATTGCCAATGCGCAGCATCAAATCAGCGCCGAAAAATTTGCATCGTGAATTAAAAAATGCCGTTCGTCAAAGTCTATCACGAGCTGGCGCCAACGAAGTCTTGACCTACAGTTTCGTTCACGAGCGCATCCTGAAAAATGCCGAGCAGGACGTTACTCAGGCATATAAATTATCAAATGCCCTCAGTCCTGATTTGCAGTACTATCGCTTGACGGTGCTGCCGAGTTTGCTCGACAAGGTTCACGCCAACATCAAGGCTGGACATGATGAATTTGCCCTGTTCGAGATGGGCAAAGGTCACAGCAAAATGCATGGCCTAGGCGAAGATAACTTGCCGGAAGCCAGTCAGTTTACGGACATCGTCTACGCCGCCAAAAAGTCGGGAGCGGGCGCGCCATTTTACACGATTCGTCGCTTAGTTGAACAGCTGGCGCACGACCTTGGCACTGAGCTGGTGTTCAAGCCAATTGAAGAGGAGCTCAATTTCCCAGTCACGGCACCGTTTGACCAGTCGCGCAGCGCATTAGTCGAAACAACCGACGGAACGTTCATCGGCATAGTCGGCGAATTGAAACAATCAGTCATCAAGAACTTCAAACTGCCGGCGTACGTGGCGGCGGCGAGCTTGGACACGGCCGGCCTGGAGACTGTCTACGCCAAACGTGCCAGTCATTATCAGCCGCTCAGTCGCTATCCATCAACGACGCGCGATATCTCGCTCAAAGTGCCATCCGCTGTCAAGTATCAGCAGCTACTACAGACGGTGGACGAGGTTGTGCAGGACGTTGATATGGCGGTGCGACTTGAGCCACTCACTATTTACCAGTCTGAGGATGATGCGGCGCAGAAAACAATAACATGGCGGCTGACGTTTACCTCGCATGAGCGGACGTTAGCGGACAAGGACATCACGCCGGTGATGCAGCGGATTGAGCAGGCAGCCAAAGATAGATGGGGCGCTGAAATAGTCTGA
- the cyaB gene encoding class IV adenylate cyclase, with the protein MDIPLEIERKRQLTGDAKELIKQLRELGFELQSNLHEIDTYYSRPDVDFMQTVECLRIRQRDGFAEVTYKPATTIATHTKNDVIIKPETNLPIQPGDAAIAKQLLANLGMVQLVEVNKYRRSFQSPDFPKATVAIDEIKNAGTFVEVEVLSDDETSALAMISDIEAKLGLESAEVVTRPYRDICMG; encoded by the coding sequence ATGGATATACCATTAGAAATCGAACGCAAACGCCAATTAACTGGTGACGCAAAAGAATTAATCAAGCAGTTGCGAGAACTCGGTTTTGAACTGCAGAGTAATCTCCACGAAATTGATACGTATTATTCTCGTCCTGATGTCGACTTTATGCAGACGGTTGAATGCTTACGGATTCGCCAGCGCGATGGTTTTGCTGAGGTGACATATAAGCCTGCGACGACGATTGCGACACATACGAAAAACGATGTGATCATTAAGCCCGAGACAAACCTACCGATTCAGCCCGGTGACGCAGCAATCGCCAAGCAGCTACTGGCAAATCTCGGTATGGTGCAGCTCGTTGAAGTTAATAAATACCGGCGATCATTCCAATCCCCAGACTTTCCAAAAGCAACGGTAGCTATTGATGAAATTAAAAACGCCGGAACGTTCGTGGAAGTTGAAGTTTTGTCAGATGATGAGACTAGTGCTCTAGCGATGATTAGTGACATTGAAGCCAAGCTCGGCCTTGAGTCGGCAGAAGTTGTCACGCGGCCTTATCGGGATATTTGCATGGGATAA
- a CDS encoding HIT family protein, giving the protein MNHTIFDDIVSGTVKSWRAWEDEQFLAFLTPFPNTPGVTVVIPKHNPGDYIFAIDETLYLEFMRAVRQVARLLERAFDTPRVALVFEGTGVAHVHAKLYPLHGDLAGRTDVWAENAEFHESYRGWLTTTEGPRMDEAELDRIQAQIIAARE; this is encoded by the coding sequence ATGAACCATACAATTTTCGACGACATTGTATCAGGCACTGTGAAATCATGGAGGGCTTGGGAGGACGAGCAGTTCCTGGCGTTTCTCACGCCGTTTCCAAATACCCCGGGGGTGACAGTGGTCATTCCAAAGCATAATCCGGGTGATTATATTTTTGCAATTGACGAGACGCTATATCTCGAGTTTATGCGAGCAGTGCGTCAAGTGGCGCGGCTGCTAGAACGGGCATTTGATACGCCGCGGGTGGCGCTGGTGTTCGAGGGGACGGGCGTAGCGCACGTGCATGCCAAGCTGTATCCGCTACATGGTGATTTGGCGGGGCGGACTGATGTCTGGGCAGAGAACGCAGAGTTTCACGAGAGCTATCGTGGTTGGCTGACGACGACCGAGGGGCCGAGGATGGACGAGGCCGAACTAGACCGGATTCAGGCGCAGATCATTGCTGCTCGGGAGTAA
- the ruvX gene encoding Holliday junction resolvase RuvX, whose translation MKAKNFLALDVGEKRIGLAMADSQVRIAVPFGWVAHDERVMEELAEIMLRHDISLVVVGYPRNQSGEPTQQTEFVVDFVRRLGQLDIDAEIAYQDESLTSVQAEQRLAGKIKDKGDIDAEAASIILQDYLEVHG comes from the coding sequence ATGAAAGCTAAAAACTTTCTAGCGCTAGATGTGGGCGAGAAGCGGATCGGTCTGGCGATGGCCGATTCGCAGGTGCGGATCGCGGTGCCGTTTGGCTGGGTGGCTCATGATGAGCGGGTCATGGAGGAACTGGCAGAGATTATGCTGCGGCACGACATCTCGCTGGTGGTGGTCGGTTATCCGCGTAACCAGTCCGGCGAGCCAACGCAACAAACAGAGTTCGTGGTTGATTTTGTCAGGCGGCTGGGTCAGCTGGACATTGATGCCGAGATCGCTTATCAGGATGAGTCGCTAACCAGCGTTCAGGCGGAACAGCGCCTGGCTGGCAAGATCAAAGATAAGGGTGACATTGACGCTGAGGCGGCGAGTATTATACTACAAGATTATTTGGAGGTGCACGGATGA
- the trmD gene encoding tRNA (guanosine(37)-N1)-methyltransferase TrmD, protein MMKDMRKFQAITLFPEMFSGVFENSMMWKAQKDGIVSLETVNLREFGLGPRRQVDDTPYGGGDGMLLMIEPLWRAVEFARSRDESAKVVLMSPRGRRWRQAMARMAADDGRGLIIICGRYEGVDERIMELVDEQWSIGDFVLTGGELPAMTIIDSIVRLLPGVLGGETSAEIESFSDGKTLEYPQYTRPEVFNGLRVPEVLLSGHHGKIAEWREQQSQKAETE, encoded by the coding sequence ATAATGAAGGATATGCGAAAATTTCAAGCCATTACCCTGTTTCCCGAAATGTTCTCTGGCGTATTTGAAAACTCAATGATGTGGAAGGCACAAAAGGATGGTATCGTTTCGCTCGAGACGGTGAACTTGCGTGAATTTGGTCTGGGGCCGCGCCGGCAAGTCGATGATACGCCATATGGCGGCGGCGATGGGATGCTACTAATGATCGAGCCGTTATGGCGGGCGGTGGAATTTGCCAGGTCGCGCGATGAGAGCGCGAAGGTTGTCCTGATGAGCCCACGTGGTCGGCGCTGGCGGCAGGCGATGGCGCGCATGGCGGCGGATGATGGCCGGGGGCTCATTATCATCTGCGGGCGATATGAGGGTGTTGACGAGCGCATTATGGAATTGGTTGATGAGCAGTGGAGTATCGGTGATTTTGTGCTGACTGGTGGCGAGCTGCCGGCGATGACCATTATTGATTCAATCGTGCGGCTGCTGCCAGGTGTGCTGGGCGGTGAAACATCAGCAGAGATTGAGAGCTTCTCGGACGGCAAGACGCTCGAGTATCCGCAGTACACTCGGCCAGAGGTATTTAATGGCCTACGAGTACCGGAAGTCTTGCTGAGCGGACACCATGGCAAGATCGCCGAGTGGCGCGAACAGCAGTCGCAAAAAGCGGAAACTGAGTGA
- the pheS gene encoding phenylalanine--tRNA ligase subunit alpha — protein sequence METLEEVRSLLLSRVAEAAEPRSVLRSTELRELYGAIATLPAEERGAFGKKVNELKQELERAIAAREDELSKVDLPPIDVTAPMDVNALRPELLPGERGTIHPLSAEIERISDIFNRMGFVTEESREIDDQFHMFESLNFPKGHPARDDYDTFMTEETDANGDRLIAPAHTSTMQNRVLKKYHSNLAKGEAIAAIVPDRVFRNEDLDARHEHTFYQVEGVYVAKGVNVGNLIATLQEFLQEYYGKKLDVRVNPFYFPFTEPSFEFALSCPFCEGKKPDCKVCSGEGWIELLGCGMIHPNVLKAADIDPNEYTGFAFGCGIDRLVMMKYGIEDVRHFESGKLDFLEQF from the coding sequence GTGGAAACGTTAGAGGAAGTTCGATCACTATTATTATCACGCGTAGCCGAGGCGGCTGAACCGCGCAGCGTATTGCGGAGTACGGAGCTGCGGGAACTATACGGCGCTATCGCGACATTGCCAGCCGAAGAACGCGGAGCGTTTGGTAAGAAAGTGAATGAGTTGAAGCAGGAATTGGAGCGGGCGATTGCGGCTCGTGAAGATGAATTGTCAAAGGTTGATCTACCACCAATTGACGTGACAGCGCCGATGGATGTGAATGCCCTGCGGCCTGAATTGCTGCCGGGTGAGCGGGGCACGATTCACCCGCTGAGCGCCGAGATTGAGCGTATTTCTGACATTTTCAATCGCATGGGCTTTGTGACGGAAGAGTCGCGTGAAATTGACGATCAATTCCATATGTTCGAGAGCCTGAACTTTCCGAAAGGCCACCCAGCGCGGGACGATTATGACACGTTCATGACTGAGGAGACTGATGCTAATGGCGACCGCTTGATCGCGCCAGCGCACACGTCGACCATGCAAAACCGCGTGCTGAAAAAATATCACAGCAATTTGGCAAAGGGCGAGGCGATCGCCGCCATCGTGCCCGACCGGGTGTTCCGCAACGAAGACCTGGACGCGCGGCACGAGCACACGTTCTATCAAGTTGAGGGCGTGTATGTCGCCAAGGGAGTCAATGTCGGCAACCTCATCGCCACCTTGCAGGAGTTTTTGCAGGAATATTATGGCAAGAAGTTGGATGTGCGCGTCAACCCGTTTTATTTCCCGTTCACTGAACCGAGTTTTGAATTTGCGCTGAGCTGCCCGTTCTGTGAAGGCAAAAAGCCGGATTGTAAAGTTTGCTCAGGCGAGGGCTGGATTGAGCTATTAGGCTGCGGCATGATTCACCCGAATGTGCTGAAAGCTGCTGACATCGATCCGAATGAATACACCGGCTTTGCTTTTGGCTGCGGCATCGACCGGCTGGTGATGATGAAATACGGCATCGAGGATGTGCGGCATTTTGAAAGCGGGAAATTGGACTTTTTGGAGCAGTTTTAA